The following are encoded together in the Candidatus Micrarchaeia archaeon genome:
- the purL gene encoding phosphoribosylformylglycinamidine synthase subunit PurL: MARRIEVKLRDGVKDPRAEGLAEILRKEFNIRASVDVMECYSIDAELDEKEMGFLGSEVFADRVMQEFSFTAPFFPERWRIEVGYMPGVTDNVGKTAKDAVLDALGKHAEVYSSVVYAIGGELETEICEAFGKRMANELVQQIIVRQPGDTLEPYLPKVALRLEVSVERIKLPKDEEQLAQLSRKRLLALSVPEMKAAREYFSRKGVLSERKKLELGEEATDVELEVIAQTWSEHCKHKIFNAEIAYSENGDSYNIDSLFKTFIKGATEAVKKPYVVSAFKDNGGIIKFDPKNDIAVKVETHNAPSALDPYGGALTGILGVNRDIMGCGMGAFPIANLDVLCFGPLEGKGVEGVLPPRRIYEGVVEGIKDGGNKSGIPTVNGSFVFESCFSARPVIYCGTAGILPSEINGRKTSEKKVEPGYLAIMVGGRVGKDGIHGATFSSQQIDASTPTSVVQIGDPITQRKVLDFIIEARDALLYEAITDNGAGGLSSSIGEMAEQCNGCEIWLEAVPLKYPGLQPWEILVSESQERMTLAAKKENLEALEEIARKHEVELTVVGKFTGSGKMHALYEGKTVAYLDLEFLHKPQRMKLSAKWQRKRFVEPKVDASDLGEVLKQLLGMPNIASKEHTIRRYDHEVQGKSVIKPLMGNNAPCDAAVLRPVFESWEGLVIAHGICPKYVQDSHDMAMLAFDEAVRNALAVGARFNYLAALDNFSWPDPVQSEKTQDGEYKLAQLVRACMGLYDCATEYGIPLVSGKDSMKNDYYGKDGKYSIQPTLLVTVLGKIGDVRGAVSSEFKVEGDYVYVLGSTKEEMGGSEFARLFGGIGNDNPKVDTDETVPLYRAFSNACESRLVRSAHDVSDGGLGVALAECSFPSGMGVELDLGKVPARTQNEYAVLFSESAGRFVVSVAQKDAEKFEKMLHGAVCARVGRVRGDRRLVVRKGETIIINEDIADLRAIWNGVRI; the protein is encoded by the coding sequence ATGGCCAGACGCATAGAGGTAAAACTCAGGGACGGTGTGAAAGACCCGAGAGCCGAAGGCCTGGCCGAGATTCTCAGGAAGGAGTTCAATATCCGGGCCAGCGTTGATGTGATGGAGTGCTACAGCATAGATGCTGAGCTTGACGAAAAAGAGATGGGCTTCCTGGGCTCGGAAGTTTTCGCTGACAGGGTGATGCAGGAATTCTCGTTCACGGCTCCTTTTTTCCCAGAACGCTGGAGGATCGAGGTCGGGTACATGCCCGGAGTTACCGATAATGTCGGAAAAACCGCGAAGGACGCGGTTCTCGACGCGCTGGGAAAACACGCCGAAGTTTACTCGAGCGTGGTTTACGCGATAGGCGGGGAGCTCGAAACAGAAATATGCGAGGCGTTCGGGAAGCGCATGGCAAATGAGCTGGTGCAGCAGATAATCGTGCGCCAGCCAGGGGATACACTCGAACCGTACCTCCCCAAGGTCGCACTCAGGTTGGAGGTGAGCGTGGAAAGGATAAAGCTTCCTAAGGACGAGGAACAGCTCGCGCAGCTTTCAAGGAAAAGGCTCCTGGCACTCAGCGTGCCGGAAATGAAGGCAGCTAGGGAATATTTTTCCAGGAAGGGCGTGCTTTCCGAAAGGAAGAAGCTGGAGCTCGGGGAAGAAGCAACTGACGTGGAGCTGGAAGTTATTGCGCAGACTTGGAGCGAGCACTGCAAGCACAAGATTTTCAATGCCGAAATCGCGTACAGCGAGAATGGCGACAGCTACAATATTGATTCGCTGTTCAAGACGTTCATAAAGGGGGCCACGGAGGCAGTGAAAAAGCCGTACGTGGTTTCTGCGTTCAAGGACAACGGCGGGATAATCAAATTCGACCCGAAAAACGATATTGCAGTAAAAGTGGAGACGCACAACGCGCCCTCTGCGCTCGACCCGTACGGCGGCGCGCTCACAGGTATATTGGGCGTGAACAGGGACATAATGGGGTGCGGCATGGGCGCCTTTCCCATAGCGAACCTGGACGTGCTGTGCTTCGGGCCGCTGGAGGGCAAGGGCGTGGAAGGCGTGCTGCCCCCGCGCAGAATCTACGAGGGCGTGGTGGAGGGAATCAAGGACGGAGGAAACAAGAGCGGGATACCCACCGTGAACGGCTCTTTCGTCTTCGAATCCTGCTTCTCGGCCAGGCCGGTGATATACTGCGGGACTGCGGGCATACTGCCAAGCGAGATAAACGGGCGGAAAACCTCGGAAAAGAAGGTGGAGCCAGGCTACTTGGCCATCATGGTTGGCGGACGCGTGGGCAAGGACGGAATACACGGGGCTACATTTTCATCACAACAGATAGACGCCAGCACTCCGACCAGCGTGGTGCAGATAGGGGATCCGATAACCCAGAGAAAGGTGCTTGATTTCATAATAGAGGCGCGGGACGCGCTGCTTTACGAGGCTATAACAGACAACGGCGCCGGAGGCCTTTCCTCCAGCATCGGGGAGATGGCCGAGCAGTGCAACGGCTGCGAGATATGGCTTGAGGCCGTTCCGCTCAAATATCCTGGACTCCAGCCATGGGAGATACTGGTTTCCGAGAGCCAGGAGCGCATGACGCTCGCGGCGAAGAAGGAGAACTTGGAGGCTTTGGAGGAGATTGCGAGGAAGCATGAGGTTGAACTCACTGTGGTGGGGAAATTCACCGGCAGCGGGAAAATGCATGCACTTTACGAGGGCAAGACGGTTGCATACCTGGATTTGGAGTTCCTGCACAAGCCGCAGAGGATGAAGCTGTCTGCGAAGTGGCAGAGGAAACGCTTCGTGGAGCCCAAGGTGGACGCTTCGGACCTTGGAGAAGTGCTCAAACAGCTACTTGGAATGCCGAACATCGCCTCGAAGGAGCACACGATACGGAGGTATGACCACGAAGTGCAGGGCAAGAGCGTGATTAAGCCCCTGATGGGGAACAACGCGCCCTGCGACGCGGCCGTGCTGCGGCCGGTTTTCGAAAGCTGGGAAGGGCTGGTGATAGCGCACGGGATATGCCCGAAATACGTGCAGGACAGCCATGACATGGCCATGCTGGCTTTTGATGAAGCCGTGAGGAACGCGCTCGCAGTTGGCGCGAGGTTCAATTACCTTGCCGCGCTGGACAACTTCTCCTGGCCAGACCCGGTGCAGAGCGAGAAAACGCAGGACGGGGAATACAAGCTGGCCCAACTGGTGCGTGCATGTATGGGGCTATACGACTGCGCGACCGAGTACGGTATCCCGCTCGTGTCAGGGAAAGACAGCATGAAGAACGATTATTACGGCAAGGACGGAAAATACTCCATTCAGCCCACTCTATTGGTCACGGTGCTCGGCAAAATCGGAGATGTAAGGGGGGCGGTGAGCAGCGAGTTCAAGGTGGAAGGGGATTACGTGTACGTGCTTGGCAGCACCAAGGAGGAGATGGGTGGAAGTGAGTTCGCCAGGCTGTTCGGAGGGATTGGGAATGACAACCCGAAGGTGGATACCGATGAGACGGTTCCGCTCTACAGGGCGTTCTCAAATGCCTGCGAAAGCAGGCTGGTGCGCTCAGCCCATGATGTTTCAGACGGCGGGCTGGGCGTTGCGCTTGCAGAGTGCAGTTTCCCGAGCGGAATGGGCGTGGAGCTGGATTTGGGCAAGGTGCCTGCCAGGACCCAGAACGAGTATGCGGTGCTGTTTTCGGAAAGCGCGGGCAGGTTCGTGGTGAGCGTGGCTCAGAAGGACGCGGAAAAATTCGAGAAGATGCTGCATGGGGCAGTTTGTGCGCGCGTGGGGAGGGTGCGCGGGGACCGCAGGCTGGTGGTCAGGAAAGGCGAGACGATAATCATAAACGAGGACATAGCCGACCTTAGGGCAATATGGAACGGTGTTAGAATATGA
- the purQ gene encoding phosphoribosylformylglycinamidine synthase I: MNKRRAMVLCGYGINCDYETEYVLKASGFEARRVHVHELVERPTMLQDFDLMALPGGFSYGDDLGSGRVLANKMKFRLRNELEAFVAQGKLVIGICNGFQMIAKMGLLPYNKFVQETTVGPNASGKFEDRWVYLKANQKSQCVFTKGISGLMLPVRHGEGNFMADQETLRDLKAKEMIALQYVNEAGELAGYPYNPNGAALNIAGICNEQGNVLGMMPHPEAYNSMTNNPYWTEVKDRIKDWKGAGMKIFENAAAYLDEKF; the protein is encoded by the coding sequence ATGAACAAAAGGCGCGCCATGGTGCTTTGCGGGTACGGGATAAACTGCGATTACGAAACAGAGTATGTTTTGAAAGCCAGCGGCTTCGAGGCCAGGCGCGTGCACGTGCATGAACTCGTGGAGCGGCCTACGATGCTCCAGGATTTCGACCTGATGGCGCTGCCAGGGGGTTTTTCCTACGGGGACGATCTCGGAAGCGGCAGGGTGCTCGCGAACAAGATGAAATTCAGGCTGCGAAACGAGCTCGAGGCGTTCGTGGCGCAGGGCAAACTGGTCATTGGGATATGCAACGGATTCCAGATGATAGCCAAGATGGGCCTGCTCCCGTACAACAAATTCGTGCAGGAAACTACCGTCGGCCCGAACGCGTCGGGCAAATTCGAGGACAGGTGGGTTTACCTGAAGGCAAATCAAAAATCACAGTGCGTTTTCACCAAGGGCATTTCCGGGCTCATGCTGCCAGTCAGGCATGGTGAAGGCAACTTCATGGCAGACCAGGAGACGCTCAGAGACTTGAAAGCCAAAGAGATGATTGCGCTCCAATACGTGAACGAAGCTGGGGAGCTTGCAGGCTATCCGTACAACCCGAACGGGGCGGCGCTCAATATAGCCGGAATATGCAATGAACAGGGCAACGTGCTGGGCATGATGCCTCATCCCGAAGCGTACAACTCCATGACCAACAACCCGTATTGGACTGAAGTGAAGGACAGGATAAAGGACTGGAAGGGGGCAGGCATGAAGATATTTGAGAATGCGGCTGCGTACCTGGATGAAAAATTCTGA
- the purF gene encoding amidophosphoribosyltransferase — MDGEKHEECGVIGICSKKGGPVAPLLYRAMVALQHRGQDAAGFAVYNDGRYETRRGLGLVCDIFSGEDQRVEGGVGIAHTRYPTTGRCLLSDVQPSSGDKMVVSHNGHISNYWELREELEGKGVKLSSQVDSEVILYLLQEKIGEGLEAAATHAMKKLDGAYSVAGMHQGKLFAFRDKHAIRPLVYGENEDTFCVCSESCALDINNLPYSGEIAGGELVVIEGGRMTRKRLLEGAPHHCMFEYVYFARPDSIINGKWVFEVRKRLGEELAVEHPVNADLVVPVPDTSRTAAQSFSEKTGIRFEEGLIKNRYIGRTFIMPNQDARSNAVKLKLNPVRGILEGKRVVLIDDSIVRGTTLKEIVGIVRGAGAREVHLRITSPPIKAPCFYGVDMSTYTELIANRKSVEETRKFLGADSLGYLSLGGLNRAIGLPVCTGCLDEQYPTAYAKKRAIEAKEKTG, encoded by the coding sequence ATGGATGGGGAAAAACACGAGGAATGCGGGGTAATCGGGATTTGCTCCAAAAAAGGCGGGCCAGTGGCACCCCTGCTCTACCGGGCTATGGTGGCACTCCAGCACCGGGGCCAGGACGCGGCCGGCTTCGCAGTTTACAATGACGGCAGATACGAGACCAGGCGTGGGTTGGGGCTCGTGTGTGACATATTCAGCGGGGAGGACCAGCGGGTTGAAGGGGGCGTTGGGATAGCGCACACGCGGTACCCGACCACAGGCAGGTGCCTTCTCAGCGACGTCCAACCATCTTCAGGAGACAAGATGGTGGTATCGCACAACGGCCACATATCCAATTATTGGGAATTAAGGGAGGAACTCGAAGGAAAGGGAGTGAAACTTTCGAGCCAAGTGGATTCTGAAGTCATACTCTATTTGCTGCAGGAGAAAATTGGAGAGGGGCTGGAAGCCGCGGCCACCCACGCCATGAAGAAGCTGGATGGGGCGTATTCCGTGGCTGGCATGCATCAGGGCAAACTATTTGCATTCAGGGACAAGCACGCGATAAGGCCGCTGGTCTATGGGGAAAACGAGGACACGTTCTGCGTGTGCTCGGAAAGCTGCGCACTTGATATAAACAACCTGCCGTACAGCGGCGAAATCGCAGGTGGAGAGCTCGTGGTAATCGAGGGCGGCCGGATGACGAGAAAGCGGCTGCTCGAGGGAGCGCCGCATCATTGCATGTTCGAGTACGTTTATTTCGCGAGGCCGGATTCCATAATTAACGGGAAATGGGTGTTTGAAGTGCGCAAGCGGCTGGGCGAGGAGCTGGCAGTGGAGCATCCGGTAAATGCCGACCTGGTGGTTCCGGTTCCTGATACCTCAAGAACCGCGGCGCAGTCTTTTTCCGAAAAGACAGGGATACGGTTCGAGGAAGGGTTGATAAAGAACAGGTACATTGGAAGGACGTTCATAATGCCAAACCAGGATGCGAGGAGCAACGCGGTGAAGCTCAAATTGAACCCGGTGAGGGGCATCCTGGAAGGCAAGCGGGTGGTGCTGATAGACGACAGCATTGTGAGGGGAACCACGCTTAAAGAGATCGTGGGGATTGTAAGGGGCGCCGGGGCCAGGGAGGTCCATCTGAGGATAACTTCGCCGCCGATAAAGGCGCCGTGCTTCTACGGCGTTGACATGTCCACATACACAGAACTCATAGCCAACAGGAAAAGCGTTGAGGAAACCAGGAAGTTCCTGGGTGCAGACAGTCTAGGGTATTTGTCCTTAGGTGGCTTGAACCGGGCGATAGGGCTTCCTGTTTGCACCGGGTGCCTCGACGAGCAGTACCCCACAGCATACGCCAAAAAACGGGCAATTGAAGCTAAGGAAAAAACAGGATGA